The window CATGATTCATGCGGGGTCATCAAGGGAGAGGTCAGGAACACAGGGAAGCTCTCCAGATTCGGTTACATCACCGTGTCATCGGACGATCCCGGGTCAATTCTGAAGGATGGTCCAGTCAAGGGACATGAGTTCCACTATTGGGACAGCGACAACTGCGGATCCTCCTGGAAGGCCGTGAAGACCAATGGGAAGGAGTACACATGCATGCATGAGGAGGGGAATCTCATCGCAGGATATCCTCATCTGTACTTCTATTCGAATCCTAGTGCCGCTTATAATTTCCTTTTGAAAGTCGCGGACTACAAGAAGAAAGGAAAACCCTGAGACACTGGTTATCAGATACTTCACCCGTGTGTCTCAGGGAATGGGCGGATACTCTAACGGACGCAATGGTATGATCAGATGCCAAGCCGCCCTCTTGGCATTTGAGCGTTCAAGCAGTTTCTGTGGTAGGCATTTCGATGCTTACCCTGTTGGCAATGAAGACCATGATTGCCCAGATGGCCAAGATTATCAGAAGCATCGGTACTCCTATCTCTCCCATTTCGACAAGCATTTCTGCCGTGTCCTCAGGGTCTGACATGGCTGTCAGGAAGGGGGGCCAGGGCACAATCTCTCCATGCCAGATGTGCTCTACAAGAAGTGCTAGCACACCTCCCCAAATCATTACGTTCAACCAACCAATATGATATTTCTCAGGAATCTTATTCCTGAATGCTGTGGTAAAGACGCCGACTGTGGCGGCGACTAAGAAACATGCCATTACTGTGCCTCCTCTGTTGCATTCTTGTTTTTATTTTCTGTTTTAGTGATTTTTACTCTGTCCAGGATGACTGCAATCTCCCAGATCATGAAGACTGGAATTATCATGCATAGAC is drawn from Thermoplasmata archaeon and contains these coding sequences:
- a CDS encoding cobyrinic acid a,c-diamide synthase, encoding HDSCGVIKGEVRNTGKLSRFGYITVSSDDPGSILKDGPVKGHEFHYWDSDNCGSSWKAVKTNGKEYTCMHEEGNLIAGYPHLYFYSNPSAAYNFLLKVADYKKKGKP